A stretch of Lysinibacillus agricola DNA encodes these proteins:
- the catA gene encoding type A chloramphenicol O-acetyltransferase: MIFNKIDRKNWHRHEYFEHYITQQTTFSMTSEIDISILYKNIKDNNFKFYPAFIYMVTKAVNTNIVFRTGFNSQAELGYWEKLNPSYTIFNEESETFSSIWTETSDNFKQFHQNYESDLKKYNGRIRLFPKSPIPENIFHLSMIPWSSFTGFNLNINNGGNYLLPIITAGKFVQKENAIYLPVSLQMHHAVCDGYHASLFMNSLQSFADESHDWLLD; encoded by the coding sequence ATGATTTTCAATAAAATTGATCGAAAGAACTGGCATCGACACGAGTATTTCGAGCATTATATTACCCAACAAACAACATTTAGTATGACGTCAGAAATAGATATTAGCATTCTTTATAAAAACATAAAAGATAATAATTTTAAGTTTTATCCAGCGTTCATTTATATGGTGACAAAAGCTGTCAATACTAATATTGTATTTAGAACGGGTTTTAATAGCCAAGCTGAATTAGGTTATTGGGAAAAATTAAATCCAAGTTACACGATTTTTAATGAGGAATCAGAGACATTTTCGAGCATTTGGACAGAAACATCGGATAATTTTAAACAGTTCCATCAGAATTACGAAAGTGATTTAAAGAAATATAACGGTAGGATACGTTTATTTCCGAAATCCCCTATTCCTGAAAATATTTTTCACCTATCAATGATTCCATGGAGTTCATTTACTGGTTTTAACCTCAACATTAATAATGGAGGTAATTACCTTTTACCGATTATCACTGCAGGTAAATTTGTGCAGAAGGAAAATGCTATTTATCTTCCTGTTTCTTTACAAATGCACCACGCTGTATGTGATGGTTATCATGCAAGCTTATTCATGAATTCCCTTCAGAGTTTTGCCGATGAATCCCATGATTGGTTATTAGATTGA